In Treponema denticola, one genomic interval encodes:
- a CDS encoding CheR family methyltransferase, giving the protein MSEFLTDQEFRMFSDLIYTASGITFSDTNRSILESRLKGKLREKQLEKVSDYYEMIIKNSEEQKNLLDSVTTNLTRFFRNQPHFDALENYVIPELVKVKRASGKNKIKIWSAGCSTGEEPYTIAMVMKKHLPAGFSAEITASDLSLKCLLVGKTGFYQESRVAGIPEDYLKLYFDKVNDGYQVKKDIMQMVNFDYHNLKHDSKHTDFDLVFCRNVLIYFDEPAQKDVIDRFWRAMSPKSFLFIGHSESLFGMETQFKFVKTDWACFYQKGF; this is encoded by the coding sequence ATGTCAGAATTTTTAACTGATCAAGAATTCCGTATGTTTAGCGATTTGATATATACCGCAAGCGGTATTACTTTTTCCGATACTAATAGGTCTATTTTGGAAAGCAGATTAAAAGGAAAACTTAGGGAAAAGCAGCTTGAAAAGGTTTCGGATTATTATGAAATGATTATAAAGAACTCGGAAGAGCAAAAGAATCTTTTAGACTCTGTTACAACGAATCTTACAAGATTTTTTAGAAATCAGCCTCATTTTGATGCATTAGAAAACTATGTTATTCCTGAACTTGTAAAGGTAAAAAGAGCCTCAGGTAAAAATAAAATTAAAATATGGAGCGCCGGCTGCTCAACCGGAGAGGAGCCTTATACCATAGCTATGGTTATGAAAAAACATCTTCCCGCAGGATTTTCAGCAGAAATTACAGCCTCCGACTTATCTCTAAAATGTCTTCTTGTCGGAAAAACAGGCTTTTATCAAGAATCCAGAGTTGCCGGAATTCCGGAAGATTATTTAAAGCTTTATTTTGATAAGGTAAATGACGGTTACCAGGTAAAAAAAGACATAATGCAGATGGTAAATTTTGACTACCACAATTTAAAGCATGATTCAAAACATACCGACTTTGATCTTGTATTTTGCCGCAATGTTTTGATCTATTTTGACGAACCTGCACAAAAAGATGTTATTGATAGGTTCTGGCGTGCTATGTCGCCAAAGTCATTTTTATTTATAGGACATTCCGAGTCTTTATTCGGTATGGAAACTCAATTTAAGTTTGTAAAAACGGATTGGGCGTGTTTTTATCAAAAGGGATTTTAA
- a CDS encoding protein-glutamate methylesterase/protein-glutamine glutaminase: MEDIRVLIVDDSALMRNLIGKIVEATPGLKIADKAMNGRFALQKLDRVMPDVIVLDLEMPEMNGIEFLRELKKQNIKIPVVILSSIAKEGAKVTMDCLELGACDFITKPSGSESANLTTVSETLSKMLLAYGRRHQIETGTRGTDTKHPVSDTFKSPLPKPMAAPEPQKEEKPKAQREHGNIQIIAIGISTGGPNALRQVFASIDKDLPQPIVVVQHMPPGFTKEFAASLDKICPLEVKEAEDGDLIKPGRILIAPGGKHLIVEKRSLAAVAKVIDTEPQSGHKPSVDVLFESVAKEYQNHALGIIMTGMGKDGAQNITRLYTEGSRTIGQDEASSVVYGMPRVAWEMGGVMEQVSLDNMAAAINRYGKEFA, translated from the coding sequence ATGGAAGATATTCGTGTTTTGATAGTAGATGATTCGGCATTGATGAGAAACCTGATAGGGAAGATTGTTGAGGCTACACCCGGGTTAAAGATTGCCGATAAGGCTATGAACGGCCGGTTTGCACTTCAAAAACTTGACCGTGTAATGCCTGATGTGATTGTTTTGGACTTGGAAATGCCTGAGATGAACGGCATAGAATTTTTAAGGGAGTTAAAAAAACAAAATATAAAAATCCCTGTAGTAATTTTGTCCAGTATTGCAAAAGAGGGTGCTAAGGTTACTATGGATTGTTTAGAACTTGGAGCTTGCGACTTTATTACAAAGCCTTCTGGCTCTGAATCTGCTAATCTAACTACAGTTTCAGAAACCCTTTCAAAAATGCTGCTTGCCTACGGCCGGCGTCATCAAATTGAAACAGGTACAAGAGGCACAGATACAAAGCACCCTGTTTCGGACACATTTAAAAGTCCTCTCCCCAAGCCTATGGCAGCTCCTGAGCCTCAAAAAGAAGAAAAACCTAAGGCTCAAAGAGAGCATGGAAATATTCAGATTATTGCTATCGGTATTTCAACCGGAGGCCCGAATGCTCTTCGTCAAGTATTTGCATCTATTGATAAGGATTTACCCCAGCCCATAGTTGTTGTACAGCATATGCCCCCAGGATTTACAAAAGAATTTGCTGCAAGTTTGGATAAGATCTGTCCTCTTGAAGTGAAAGAAGCCGAAGACGGTGATCTTATAAAGCCCGGCCGCATTCTCATTGCTCCCGGAGGAAAACACTTGATTGTAGAAAAGCGTTCTCTTGCCGCTGTTGCAAAAGTTATAGATACGGAACCTCAAAGCGGTCATAAGCCCAGCGTCGATGTTCTGTTTGAATCGGTTGCAAAGGAATATCAAAATCATGCTCTAGGTATAATAATGACAGGTATGGGCAAAGATGGAGCTCAAAATATTACAAGGCTCTACACCGAAGGCTCCCGCACGATAGGCCAAGATGAGGCCTCTTCAGTCGTATACGGTATGCCCCGTGTCGCATGGGAAATGGGAGGCGTTATGGAGCAGGTAAGCCTTGATAATATGGCTGCTGCCATAAACCGCTACGGCAAGGAATTTGCCTAA